A region of Faecalibacterium taiwanense DNA encodes the following proteins:
- a CDS encoding chloride channel protein, with the protein MWKIKEWFLHYKEAIRVSLLALFRWTLLAVCTGVLCGGIGTLFHLAVEWVTEQRAEQVWLLWLLPAAGIAITALYKATGCVGKGTNDVLRAVQDGSSVTPWLVPAIFLGTVLTHLCGGSAGREGAALQMGGSIGWNIGRVLHFNNHDCRTATVCGMAAFFSALFGTPLTATLFAMMVVDVGLMLTVAFVPGFLAALIAYSISLKAGIAPTRFVMEAPPLDARTVVRTAVLAMCCAVVAVIFCQMLHFFEHKIPKLLPNPWVRAAAGGAAVVALSYLMGVGRYNGAGMDVIMDAVELEQALPWDFVCKMVLTVLTLSVGFKGGEVVPSFYIGATFGCVVGPLLGLPAGFSAAVGLVCVFCGATNTLVASIVLAAELFSGAGFELMALACGLSYMFSGYHSLYSSQGFRTSKLFSEFLQPKEEK; encoded by the coding sequence ATGTGGAAAATAAAGGAATGGTTCCTGCATTATAAGGAAGCGATCCGGGTCTCGCTTCTGGCACTGTTCCGGTGGACGCTTCTGGCTGTGTGCACCGGCGTGCTGTGCGGCGGTATCGGAACGCTGTTCCATCTGGCAGTGGAATGGGTGACCGAGCAGCGCGCAGAGCAGGTCTGGCTGCTATGGCTTCTGCCTGCGGCAGGCATTGCCATTACGGCTCTGTATAAGGCGACAGGCTGTGTCGGCAAGGGCACCAACGATGTGCTGCGGGCCGTGCAGGACGGCAGCTCGGTGACGCCGTGGCTGGTCCCGGCCATCTTTCTGGGCACTGTGCTCACCCATCTGTGCGGCGGCTCGGCCGGCCGCGAGGGCGCAGCGCTGCAGATGGGCGGCAGCATCGGCTGGAATATCGGCCGGGTGCTGCACTTCAACAATCATGACTGCCGCACGGCTACCGTGTGCGGCATGGCGGCATTTTTTTCGGCGCTGTTCGGTACACCGCTGACCGCGACCCTGTTTGCGATGATGGTGGTGGATGTGGGCCTGATGCTGACCGTGGCCTTCGTGCCGGGCTTTCTGGCGGCGCTCATTGCATACAGCATCTCGCTGAAGGCCGGCATTGCGCCCACACGGTTTGTGATGGAAGCGCCGCCGCTGGATGCCCGGACGGTGGTGCGCACCGCCGTGCTGGCCATGTGCTGCGCGGTGGTGGCGGTGATTTTCTGCCAGATGCTGCACTTTTTTGAGCATAAGATCCCCAAACTGCTGCCGAATCCGTGGGTGCGGGCTGCTGCAGGCGGTGCGGCTGTGGTAGCGCTGTCCTACCTGATGGGGGTGGGCCGCTATAACGGTGCCGGCATGGATGTCATTATGGATGCCGTTGAGCTGGAGCAGGCTCTGCCGTGGGACTTTGTGTGCAAAATGGTGCTTACAGTGCTGACCCTGAGCGTGGGCTTCAAGGGCGGCGAAGTGGTGCCGAGTTTTTACATCGGCGCAACGTTTGGCTGCGTGGTGGGGCCGCTGCTGGGGCTCCCGGCGGGCTTTTCTGCTGCAGTGGGTCTGGTGTGCGTGTTCTGCGGGGCGACCAATACGCTGGTGGCTTCCATTGTACTGGCGGCTGAGCTGTTCAGCGGGGCCGGGTTTGAGCTGATGGCGCTGGCC
- a CDS encoding ammonium transporter, which translates to MFSSVNTCWTLVGAFLVYFMQAGFALCEAGFTRAKNTGNILMKNMMDFCIGTPCYWIIGFGLMFGGTGALIGGFDPFIQGDYSHLGLDIPLWVYIVFQTVFCATAATIVSGSMAERTNFKAYCVYSAAISLVVYPICGHWMWGGGWLQSMGFHDFAGSAAVHNVGGVIALLGAWMLGPRIGKYDKNGKPHAIPGHNLTAGALGVFILWFCWFGFNGGSSLSLATDEAMTMTGLVCFNTNLAAAVATCVTMIFTWLRYGKPDVSMTLNGSLAGLVAITAGCDTVSPFGAFFIGFVAGLLVVLSVEFFDNIAKVDDPVGAVSVHFANGVWGTIAVGLFSTGANTEHAGLFYGGGLAQLGTQLLGLVTVDIYVVVVMFIIFKLIDKFIGLRVPAEVEIDGLDIHEHGLASAYAGFSISDANSAAMVPNENTDLGEDDVTKATDKQISAAVPVVREPSPVIHDGVYDTGMHKVSIIAKLSKFDQLKTALNDLGVTGMTVTQVMGCGIQKGTSEKYRGVPVDTTLLPKIKVEVIVSKISVDAVVEAAKKALYTGHIGDGKIFVYNVTRVVKIRTGEEDFAALQDVE; encoded by the coding sequence ATGTTCAGCTCCGTCAACACCTGTTGGACGCTCGTGGGAGCGTTCCTTGTCTACTTCATGCAGGCGGGCTTCGCCTTGTGCGAAGCCGGTTTCACCCGTGCCAAGAACACCGGTAATATTCTGATGAAGAATATGATGGACTTCTGCATCGGCACTCCGTGCTACTGGATTATCGGCTTTGGCCTGATGTTCGGCGGCACCGGCGCACTGATCGGCGGCTTCGACCCGTTCATTCAGGGCGATTACAGCCATCTGGGTCTGGATATCCCGCTGTGGGTCTACATCGTGTTCCAGACCGTGTTCTGCGCAACGGCCGCCACCATCGTTTCCGGCTCCATGGCCGAGCGCACCAACTTCAAGGCTTACTGCGTTTATTCTGCTGCGATCTCGCTGGTGGTCTACCCCATCTGCGGCCACTGGATGTGGGGCGGCGGCTGGCTGCAGAGCATGGGCTTCCATGATTTTGCAGGCTCTGCAGCAGTCCACAATGTGGGCGGTGTCATCGCTCTGCTGGGCGCATGGATGCTGGGTCCCCGCATCGGCAAGTACGACAAGAACGGCAAGCCTCACGCCATTCCCGGCCACAACCTGACCGCCGGTGCTCTGGGCGTGTTCATCCTGTGGTTCTGCTGGTTCGGCTTCAACGGCGGTTCTTCTCTGAGCCTTGCCACCGACGAGGCCATGACCATGACCGGTCTGGTCTGCTTCAACACCAACCTTGCCGCAGCCGTTGCCACCTGTGTGACTATGATCTTCACCTGGCTGCGCTACGGAAAGCCCGATGTCTCCATGACCCTGAACGGTTCTCTGGCCGGTCTGGTGGCGATCACTGCAGGCTGCGATACCGTTTCTCCGTTCGGCGCATTCTTCATCGGCTTTGTGGCCGGCTTGCTCGTTGTTCTGAGCGTTGAGTTCTTCGATAACATCGCCAAGGTGGATGACCCTGTTGGTGCAGTTTCCGTCCACTTTGCAAACGGCGTGTGGGGCACCATTGCGGTGGGCCTGTTCTCCACCGGTGCCAACACTGAGCACGCAGGTCTCTTCTACGGCGGCGGTCTGGCACAGCTGGGCACCCAGCTGCTGGGCCTCGTGACCGTTGACATCTACGTTGTCGTTGTGATGTTCATTATCTTCAAGCTCATCGATAAGTTCATCGGCCTGCGCGTTCCCGCAGAGGTGGAGATCGACGGTCTGGATATCCACGAGCATGGTCTGGCATCCGCTTACGCTGGTTTCTCCATCTCCGATGCAAACTCTGCTGCCATGGTGCCCAACGAGAACACCGACCTCGGCGAGGACGATGTGACCAAGGCCACCGACAAGCAGATCAGCGCTGCCGTTCCTGTGGTGCGCGAGCCTTCGCCCGTGATCCACGATGGCGTGTACGACACCGGTATGCACAAGGTGTCCATCATTGCAAAGCTTTCCAAGTTCGATCAGCTCAAGACTGCCCTCAACGATCTGGGCGTTACCGGCATGACCGTCACTCAGGTGATGGGCTGCGGCATCCAGAAGGGCACTTCCGAAAAGTACCGCGGCGTGCCTGTGGATACCACCCTGCTGCCCAAGATCAAGGTGGAGGTGATCGTCTCCAAGATCAGCGTGGACGCTGTGGTGGAGGCTGCCAAGAAGGCACTGTACACCGGCCATATCGGCGACGGCAAGATCTTTGTGTACAACGTGACCCGCGTGGTCAAGATCCGCACCGGCGAAGAGGACTTTGCCGCCCTGCAGGATGTGGAGTAA
- a CDS encoding DUF1622 domain-containing protein, translated as MGWLYHLNAGVTHGLEGFLETAVPMIAGLAEVIGLFIIVTSLIKATYHYVRATFFHDHHDFHHEMSSGLTTALEFLMSAEIAKTFLLQNLESVVPLAATFALRAMMSLMLHWEMQGGHRSGRKKAENDTETEKND; from the coding sequence ATGGGCTGGCTTTATCATCTGAACGCAGGCGTTACCCATGGACTGGAAGGCTTTCTGGAGACCGCAGTGCCCATGATCGCGGGCCTTGCCGAAGTGATCGGTCTGTTCATCATCGTCACCAGTCTTATCAAGGCCACCTACCACTATGTGCGGGCGACCTTCTTCCATGACCACCATGATTTCCACCACGAGATGAGCAGCGGCCTGACCACGGCGCTGGAATTCCTGATGTCGGCGGAGATCGCAAAGACCTTCCTTTTGCAGAATCTGGAGTCGGTGGTGCCGCTGGCTGCCACCTTTGCGCTGCGCGCCATGATGAGCCTGATGCTGCACTGGGAAATGCAGGGCGGACACCGCTCCGGCCGCAAAAAAGCAGAAAACGACACAGAAACGGAAAAGAATGACTAG
- a CDS encoding RpiB/LacA/LacB family sugar-phosphate isomerase translates to MKIALINENSQAAKNGIIEAALKKVVEPMGHEVVNYGMYAADDAAQLTYVQCGILAAILLNSGAADYVITGCGTGEGAMLALNSFPGVICGHVEDPVDAYTFAHVNDGNAVAMPFAKGFGWGGELNLEYCFEKLFGFGHGQGYPKERVEPEQRNKKILDGVRAATFKPLIECLKSIDQDLLKGAVAGAKFSELFFASCKDEELAAYVKTLL, encoded by the coding sequence ATGAAGATTGCACTCATCAACGAGAACAGTCAGGCCGCCAAGAATGGCATCATTGAAGCTGCCCTGAAAAAGGTGGTGGAGCCCATGGGCCACGAGGTGGTCAACTACGGCATGTACGCTGCCGACGATGCTGCCCAGCTGACCTATGTGCAGTGCGGCATTCTGGCTGCCATCCTGCTGAACAGCGGCGCAGCCGATTATGTCATCACCGGCTGCGGCACCGGCGAGGGTGCCATGCTGGCACTGAACAGCTTCCCCGGCGTGATCTGCGGCCATGTGGAGGACCCTGTGGATGCCTACACCTTTGCCCACGTGAACGACGGCAACGCCGTTGCCATGCCGTTTGCCAAGGGCTTCGGCTGGGGCGGTGAGCTGAACCTTGAGTACTGCTTCGAGAAACTGTTCGGCTTCGGCCACGGTCAGGGCTACCCCAAGGAGCGCGTGGAGCCTGAGCAGCGCAACAAGAAGATCCTGGACGGCGTGCGTGCCGCTACCTTCAAGCCGCTGATCGAGTGCCTGAAGAGCATCGATCAGGACCTGCTGAAGGGCGCTGTGGCCGGTGCAAAGTTCAGCGAGCTGTTCTTCGCCTCCTGCAAGGACGAGGAGCTGGCAGCATACGTCAAGACGCTGCTGTAA
- a CDS encoding cupin domain-containing protein, whose amino-acid sequence MEKQHKDAVWVPHAEIEPEVCGKGVKRRILAYSKDAMCVENTFETGGVGAMHCHPHTQVTYIVSGRYRFTIGDETREVGPGDTLLKQDGVMHGCVCLEGGVMMDFFTPMREDFV is encoded by the coding sequence ATGGAAAAACAGCATAAAGACGCAGTATGGGTGCCCCATGCCGAGATCGAGCCGGAGGTGTGCGGCAAGGGCGTAAAGCGCCGCATTCTGGCCTACAGCAAGGATGCCATGTGCGTGGAAAATACCTTTGAGACCGGCGGTGTGGGTGCCATGCACTGCCACCCGCACACGCAGGTCACCTACATCGTCTCCGGCCGCTACCGCTTTACCATCGGCGACGAGACCCGCGAGGTGGGCCCCGGCGACACCCTGCTCAAGCAGGACGGCGTGATGCACGGCTGTGTGTGTCTGGAAGGCGGCGTGATGATGGACTTCTTTACCCCCATGCGCGAGGACTTTGTATAA
- a CDS encoding gluconate 5-dehydrogenase, translating to MAQCTPKSFDLTGKVALITGASYGIGMAIAKAMAANGATIVFNDIKQELVDKGIAAYEEAGIKAHGYVCDVTDEDAVNAMVAKITEEVGHINILVNNAGIIKRIPMTEMSAAQFRQVIDVDLNAPFIVAKAIIPDMIAQGGGKIINICSMMSELGRETVSAYAAAKGGLKMLTKNIASEYGAYNIQCNGIGPGYIATPQTAPLREIQPDGSRHPFDQFIVAKTPAGRWGEAEDLGGPAVFLASEASDFVNGLILYVDGGILAYIGKQPQ from the coding sequence ATGGCACAGTGCACTCCCAAATCTTTTGATCTGACCGGCAAGGTCGCGCTGATCACCGGCGCATCCTACGGCATTGGCATGGCAATTGCAAAGGCAATGGCAGCCAATGGCGCTACCATCGTGTTCAACGACATCAAGCAGGAGCTGGTGGATAAGGGCATCGCTGCTTACGAAGAAGCAGGCATCAAGGCTCACGGCTATGTCTGCGACGTTACCGATGAGGATGCCGTCAACGCCATGGTGGCAAAGATCACCGAGGAAGTGGGCCACATCAACATTCTGGTCAACAACGCCGGTATCATCAAGCGCATCCCCATGACCGAGATGAGCGCTGCTCAGTTCCGTCAGGTCATCGATGTTGACCTGAACGCTCCCTTCATCGTGGCAAAGGCCATCATCCCCGACATGATCGCACAGGGCGGCGGCAAGATCATCAACATCTGCTCCATGATGAGTGAGCTGGGCCGTGAGACCGTCTCCGCCTACGCTGCAGCCAAGGGCGGCCTGAAGATGCTCACCAAGAACATCGCTTCTGAGTACGGCGCATACAACATCCAGTGCAACGGCATTGGACCCGGCTACATCGCTACTCCGCAGACCGCACCTCTGCGCGAGATCCAGCCCGACGGCAGCCGTCATCCCTTCGACCAGTTCATCGTTGCCAAGACCCCCGCAGGCCGCTGGGGCGAGGCAGAGGATCTGGGCGGACCTGCTGTCTTCCTGGCATCCGAGGCTTCTGACTTTGTCAATGGCCTGATCCTGTACGTCGATGGCGGCATTCTGGCTTACATCGGCAAGCAGCCCCAGTAA
- a CDS encoding SDR family oxidoreductase, giving the protein MQKTIWITGASSGIGQEFARRYAKLGCRLILTARRTDRLEALAAKLGTPCRILPADLAKEEDCQRLFKELEGETIDIFINNAGFGVCGSYLETDDAREEEMIRVNVEAMARLFRFAVRRMHAAGGGTILNVASSAGLLPGGPYMAGYYASKAYVVSLTRGVARELQELHSPVYVCALCPGPVDTEFNDRAGVVFALKGITPEFCVQEAMHGMMHRRTIIVPSAFMRACTTAQKLLPASLLMPIVARQQKKKLG; this is encoded by the coding sequence ATGCAAAAGACCATTTGGATCACTGGTGCAAGCTCCGGCATCGGGCAGGAGTTTGCACGCCGCTATGCAAAGCTGGGCTGCCGGCTTATCCTGACCGCCCGCCGCACCGACCGGCTGGAAGCGCTGGCCGCAAAGCTGGGCACGCCCTGCCGCATCCTGCCTGCCGATCTTGCAAAGGAAGAGGACTGCCAGCGCCTTTTCAAGGAGCTGGAGGGGGAGACCATTGATATCTTTATCAACAACGCGGGCTTTGGCGTGTGCGGCAGCTATCTGGAGACCGACGACGCCCGGGAAGAGGAAATGATCCGGGTGAATGTGGAAGCCATGGCGCGGCTGTTCCGCTTTGCGGTGCGCAGGATGCACGCGGCAGGCGGCGGCACCATCCTGAACGTGGCGTCCTCGGCGGGGCTGCTGCCCGGCGGGCCCTATATGGCGGGCTACTATGCCAGCAAGGCCTATGTGGTCAGCCTGACCCGGGGCGTTGCCCGGGAGCTGCAGGAGCTGCACAGCCCGGTCTACGTGTGTGCGCTCTGCCCGGGGCCGGTGGATACCGAGTTCAACGACCGGGCAGGGGTGGTGTTTGCCCTCAAGGGCATCACGCCGGAGTTCTGCGTACAGGAAGCCATGCACGGCATGATGCACCGCAGGACCATCATCGTGCCCTCGGCCTTTATGCGGGCATGCACCACGGCGCAGAAGCTGCTGCCTGCCTCCCTGCTGATGCCCATTGTGGCACGGCAGCAGAAAAAGAAGCTGGGATGA
- the trpS gene encoding tryptophan--tRNA ligase: protein MKKIILTGDRPTGRLHVGHYVGSLKERVRLQNSGEYDEIYVMIADAQALTDNADNPEKVRQNILQVALDYLACGIDPAKTHIFIQSMVPELTELSFYYMNLVTVSRLQRNPTVKSEIHMRNFETSIPVGFFCYPISQAADITAFHATTVPAGEDQKPMIEQCCEIVRKFNAVYGDTLTEPEIVLPQNAACLRLPGTDGKAKMSKSLGNCIYLSEEPEDIKKKVMSMYTDPNHLRVQDPGKVEGNPVFIYLDAFCRPEHFAEFWPEYQNLDEVKAHYQRGGLGDVKVKKFLNSVMQAELEPIRTRRKEWEQRLPEVVEILKEGSAYAEKTAAATLAEVRKSMRIDYFENDNLLK from the coding sequence ATGAAAAAGATTATTCTGACCGGCGACCGTCCCACCGGCCGCCTGCATGTGGGCCACTATGTCGGTTCCCTGAAGGAGCGGGTGCGCCTGCAGAACTCCGGCGAGTACGATGAGATCTACGTTATGATCGCCGATGCACAGGCCCTGACCGATAACGCCGACAACCCGGAAAAGGTGCGCCAGAACATCCTGCAGGTGGCGCTGGATTATCTGGCCTGCGGCATCGACCCCGCCAAGACCCATATTTTTATCCAGTCCATGGTGCCGGAATTGACTGAGCTGAGCTTCTACTATATGAACCTCGTCACCGTGAGCCGCCTGCAGCGCAACCCCACCGTCAAGAGCGAGATCCATATGCGCAACTTTGAGACCAGCATCCCGGTGGGCTTCTTCTGCTACCCCATCAGTCAGGCTGCGGACATCACCGCCTTCCACGCCACCACCGTGCCTGCCGGTGAGGACCAGAAGCCCATGATCGAGCAGTGCTGCGAGATCGTGCGCAAATTCAACGCTGTTTACGGCGATACCCTGACCGAGCCGGAGATCGTGCTGCCCCAGAACGCCGCCTGCCTGCGCCTGCCCGGCACCGACGGCAAGGCCAAGATGAGCAAGAGCCTTGGCAACTGCATCTACCTCTCCGAGGAACCGGAGGACATCAAAAAGAAGGTCATGTCCATGTACACCGACCCCAACCACCTGCGGGTGCAGGACCCCGGCAAGGTGGAGGGCAACCCGGTGTTCATCTATCTGGATGCCTTCTGCCGCCCGGAGCACTTTGCCGAGTTCTGGCCGGAATACCAGAACCTCGACGAGGTAAAGGCACACTACCAGCGCGGCGGTCTGGGCGACGTGAAGGTGAAAAAGTTCCTGAACAGCGTCATGCAGGCCGAACTGGAGCCCATCCGCACCCGCCGCAAGGAGTGGGAACAGCGCCTGCCCGAGGTGGTGGAGATCCTGAAGGAGGGTAGCGCTTATGCCGAAAAGACTGCCGCTGCTACGCTGGCCGAGGTGCGCAAGTCCATGCGGATCGATTACTTCGAGAACGACAACCTGTTGAAATAA
- the pckA gene encoding phosphoenolpyruvate carboxykinase (ATP), whose amino-acid sequence MAKLDLTKYGITGTTEIVYNPSYEQLFEEETKPGLEGYEKGQVSELGAVNVMTGIYTGRSPKDKFIVMDENSKDTVWWTSDEYKNDNHPASQEAWAAVKAIAQKELSNKRLYVVDAFCGANKDTRMAIRFVMEVAWQAHFVTNMFIKPTAEELENFEPDFVVYNASKAKVENYKELGLNSETAVVFNITSKEQVIVNTWYGGEMKKGMFSMMNYFLPLKGMASMHCSANTDLNGKNTAIFFGLSGTGKTTLSTDPKRLLIGDDEHGWDDNGVFNFEGGCYAKVINLDKDSEPDIYNAIKRNALLENVTLDAEGHIDFADKSVTENTRVSYPINHIKNIVRPISSAPAAKNVIFLSADAFGVLPPVSILSPEQTQYYFLSGFTAKLAGTERGITEPTPTFSACFGQAFLELHPTKYAEELVKKMQKSGAKAYLVNTGWNGTGKRISIKDTRGIIDAILNGDINNVPTKKIPYFDFEVPTVLNGVDTGILDPRDTYADASQWEEKAKDLASRFIKNFKKYEGNEHGKALVSAGPQL is encoded by the coding sequence ATGGCAAAGTTGGATCTTACCAAGTATGGCATTACCGGCACGACTGAGATCGTGTACAACCCCTCCTACGAGCAGCTGTTCGAGGAAGAGACCAAGCCCGGTCTGGAAGGCTACGAAAAGGGCCAGGTCAGCGAGCTGGGTGCTGTGAACGTTATGACCGGCATCTACACCGGCCGTTCTCCCAAGGACAAGTTCATCGTTATGGACGAGAACTCCAAGGACACCGTGTGGTGGACTTCCGACGAGTACAAGAACGACAACCACCCCGCTTCTCAGGAAGCATGGGCTGCTGTGAAGGCCATCGCTCAGAAGGAGCTGTCCAACAAGCGCCTGTACGTGGTGGATGCATTCTGCGGTGCCAACAAGGATACTCGCATGGCCATCCGCTTTGTCATGGAAGTTGCATGGCAGGCACACTTCGTCACCAACATGTTCATCAAGCCCACCGCTGAGGAGCTGGAGAACTTTGAGCCCGATTTCGTTGTCTACAACGCATCTAAGGCCAAGGTTGAGAACTACAAGGAGCTGGGCCTGAACTCTGAGACTGCTGTTGTGTTCAACATCACCAGCAAGGAGCAGGTCATCGTGAACACCTGGTACGGCGGCGAGATGAAGAAGGGCATGTTCTCCATGATGAACTACTTCCTGCCGCTGAAGGGCATGGCTTCCATGCACTGCTCTGCCAACACCGACCTGAACGGTAAGAACACCGCTATCTTCTTCGGTCTGTCCGGCACCGGCAAGACCACCCTGTCCACCGATCCCAAGCGTCTGCTGATCGGCGATGACGAGCACGGCTGGGACGACAACGGCGTGTTCAACTTCGAGGGCGGCTGCTACGCAAAGGTCATCAACCTGGATAAGGACTCCGAGCCCGATATCTACAACGCCATCAAGCGCAACGCTCTGCTGGAGAACGTCACTCTGGATGCTGAGGGCCACATCGATTTCGCTGATAAGAGCGTTACCGAGAACACCCGTGTGTCCTACCCCATCAACCACATCAAGAACATCGTCCGCCCCATTTCTTCTGCACCCGCTGCAAAGAACGTCATCTTCCTGTCTGCTGACGCATTCGGCGTTCTGCCCCCGGTCTCCATCCTGAGCCCCGAGCAGACCCAGTACTACTTCCTGTCCGGCTTCACTGCAAAGCTGGCAGGCACCGAGCGCGGCATCACCGAGCCCACCCCCACCTTCTCTGCATGCTTCGGCCAGGCCTTCCTGGAGCTGCACCCCACCAAGTATGCTGAGGAGCTGGTCAAGAAGATGCAGAAGAGCGGCGCCAAGGCTTATCTGGTCAACACCGGCTGGAACGGCACCGGCAAGCGCATCTCCATCAAGGATACCCGCGGCATCATCGACGCCATCCTGAACGGCGACATCAACAATGTGCCCACCAAGAAGATCCCCTACTTCGACTTCGAGGTTCCCACCGTGCTGAACGGCGTGGACACCGGCATTCTGGATCCTCGCGACACCTATGCTGACGCTTCCCAGTGGGAAGAGAAGGCCAAGGATCTGGCAAGCCGCTTCATCAAGAACTTCAAGAAGTACGAGGGCAACGAGCACGGCAAGGCTCTGGTCTCTGCCGGCCCCCAGCTGTAA
- a CDS encoding helix-turn-helix transcriptional regulator: MDAKEFGAFLAQVRRERNMTQAELAQQLHVTDKAVSRWERGIGLPDINTLEPLADVLGLTLADLMHCHDSRQKDATPPVPLEDFFTMLRRQHTVDWHSVRTALLALSIALALWGIFACPGRLAVHWRTLSDGSLQADGWMSSLVIFPLFAGFEFLSLELWNNFEQTGYYRRWGEVNLFIIHAMSFGTPLTRLMRLVLDLLFFFCFGFLLPCCEAWLILLN; this comes from the coding sequence ATGGATGCAAAAGAATTTGGTGCATTCCTTGCACAAGTGCGCCGGGAGCGGAACATGACGCAGGCCGAACTGGCTCAGCAGCTTCACGTTACGGATAAAGCTGTCAGCCGCTGGGAACGCGGCATCGGGCTGCCAGACATCAACACGCTGGAGCCGCTGGCCGATGTGCTGGGCCTGACCCTCGCTGACCTGATGCACTGTCATGACTCCCGTCAAAAAGATGCCACTCCTCCCGTTCCTCTGGAAGATTTTTTCACCATGCTGCGCCGCCAGCACACTGTAGACTGGCATTCTGTGCGTACTGCTCTTCTTGCATTAAGCATTGCACTTGCCCTGTGGGGAATTTTTGCCTGTCCAGGCAGATTAGCTGTGCACTGGCGGACTCTCAGCGATGGTTCGCTTCAGGCCGACGGCTGGATGTCCTCCCTGGTCATTTTTCCATTGTTTGCCGGATTTGAATTTCTATCTCTTGAGCTCTGGAACAATTTTGAGCAAACCGGTTACTACCGGCGCTGGGGTGAGGTGAATCTTTTTATCATTCATGCCATGTCTTTCGGCACGCCGCTTACCCGTCTGATGCGGCTCGTGCTGGATCTTCTGTTCTTTTTCTGTTTTGGATTTCTGCTTCCATGCTGCGAAGCATGGCTGATCCTTTTGAATTAA